The genomic stretch GGCCGCCGATCGCGGCGCCGCCAAAGCTGACCTCAGTGACCTCGAGCGCCGTCTTGCCGATGCGGCGTTTTTCCATGCAAACCCTCCCCGTTGCCGGGCGTTGTCCAGCCCGGCAATTCTACCACATATGCGTTGAATTCAGAGTGTCGCGCCGAGATGCCAGGGCACGAACTCGTTGTCGCCGTAGCCGAAATCCTCGCTCTTGGTCTTGCGGCCAGAAGCCGTCTCGACGATCAGTTCGAAGATCTCGCGGCCCATGCCGGCGATGGTCTTTTCGCCCGAAGCGATGACGCCGCAATTGACGTCCATGTCCTCTTCCATCTGGTGATACATGGTCGAGTTGGTGGCGACCTTGATCGACGGCGTCGGCCGGCAGCCGAAGCAGGAACCGCGCCCGGTGGTGAAGACGATGACATTGGCGCCGCCCGCGACCTGGCCGGTGGCCGAGACCGGGTCGTAGCCTGGCGTGTCCATGAACACCAGCCCGTTGCCGGTGACCTTCTCGGCATAGCCGAACACGCCATTGAGCGGCGTCTGGCCACCCTTGGCGACCGCGCCCAGCGACTTTTCCAGGATGGTGGTGAGGCCGCCGCGCTTGTTGCCCGGCGAGGGGTTGTTGTCGATCGAGGCGCCATGCTTGGCGACGTGATCTTCCCACCACTTCACATAGCCATCGAGCTTCTTGGCGATCTCGGGCGTCGCCGCGCGGTAGGCGAGCAGATGCTCGGCGCCGTAGATTTCCGTGGTCTCGGAGAGGATGCCGATGCCGCCGACGCCGGCCAATATGTCAACGGCGGCCCCCAGCGCCGGATTGGCGGTGATGCCCGACATGCCGTCGGAGCCGCCGCATTGCAAGCCGACGACAATCTCCGAGACCGGGATAGGCTCGCGCTTCAGCTGGCCGACTTCCTCGGCGATTTCCGCCAGCACGCCCATCGCCTTTTCCACCGATTTGCGCGATCCGCCGGCGTCCTGGATGTTGAAATGGCGTTTTCCAGCGGCGGCGCCCTTCTGGCCGTAGAGGGTGAGCTGGTTGACTTCGCATCCCAGGCCGACCATCAGCACGCCGCCGAAATTCGGGTGGCGGGCATAGCCGGCAAGCGTGCGGTGCAGCACCATCATACCGTCGCCAGTGCCGCTCATGCCGCAGCCCTGACCGTGGACGATCGGCACGAAACCGTCGATGCCGGGATATTTCGGCAGCAAGGTCCGGTTGGCGGTGTCGGCGATGGAATGGCAGACCGTGGCCGAGCAATTGACGCTGGCGATGATGCCGATGAAGTTGCGCGTGCCGGCGCGGCCATCGGCCCGGCGATAGCCCATGAAGGTGCGGGCGCGGTCGGCCGCCGTCGCATGCTCGGCCTCGCTCGGCGGCACCACCGGCAGGCGGCCGGCCTCGAACACCAGATTGTGCGAGTGGACATGCTCGCCGGGTGCGATGTCCTGCGTGGCGCGGCCGATCGCCTGGGCGTACTTGACCACCGCTTCACCGGCGGCAATCGGCTTGAT from Mesorhizobium sp. 113-3-3 encodes the following:
- a CDS encoding UxaA family hydrolase, which codes for MNVSNTILLSPADNVAVANGRIEIGTALPGGALATAIIEPGHKVAIKPIAAGEAVVKYAQAIGRATQDIAPGEHVHSHNLVFEAGRLPVVPPSEAEHATAADRARTFMGYRRADGRAGTRNFIGIIASVNCSATVCHSIADTANRTLLPKYPGIDGFVPIVHGQGCGMSGTGDGMMVLHRTLAGYARHPNFGGVLMVGLGCEVNQLTLYGQKGAAAGKRHFNIQDAGGSRKSVEKAMGVLAEIAEEVGQLKREPIPVSEIVVGLQCGGSDGMSGITANPALGAAVDILAGVGGIGILSETTEIYGAEHLLAYRAATPEIAKKLDGYVKWWEDHVAKHGASIDNNPSPGNKRGGLTTILEKSLGAVAKGGQTPLNGVFGYAEKVTGNGLVFMDTPGYDPVSATGQVAGGANVIVFTTGRGSCFGCRPTPSIKVATNSTMYHQMEEDMDVNCGVIASGEKTIAGMGREIFELIVETASGRKTKSEDFGYGDNEFVPWHLGATL